In a genomic window of Pedobacter sp. KBS0701:
- a CDS encoding S41 family peptidase: protein MKKRSTQLKRIVYYCPYLIILIISLHSCKKDKKRPDYPAGSNENINTWILDSLKRYYYWNEQLPSDPNIGLSPKDFFNTVRNASDRFSYINIPNDATTFTPNNRNFGFDYVTVSDQNSTKVIGIIKLVLKDSPASRAGLKRGDYISQINGKALTTANAHALQDEILSGNHFSLTLAEQNNSIWTETRTVELTKRVILDQKEISKVIESDGKKIGYLNFLDFNGGLASSLLPVFNNFKAEGITDLILDLRYNAGGQVAEAAAICTMIAQNVTFDKAFITYKGNKNGGTRTESIGTAATFDKTVNFNILLQQNLGLSRVYILSSAATASASEVMINNLKPFIQVIQIGEKTRGKDEASFRIFDARSPKQINWEMHPIVYKLFNAQGTGNYSAGIQPDVNVNEINTLPLLPFGDQADPLVKAAMGRISGKVAKTGIGLNTMLSGAFQPGNILMDSRAQSAQQGMVITHR from the coding sequence TGAAAAAACGCTCAACTCAGTTAAAAAGAATTGTTTATTACTGCCCTTACCTTATTATTCTGATCATTTCCCTTCATTCCTGCAAAAAAGACAAAAAACGACCCGATTATCCCGCCGGAAGTAATGAAAACATCAATACCTGGATACTCGACAGCCTGAAACGCTATTATTATTGGAATGAGCAATTACCTTCCGATCCAAATATCGGTTTATCACCCAAAGATTTTTTTAATACCGTCCGCAATGCTTCTGACCGCTTTTCCTATATCAATATCCCCAACGATGCCACAACCTTTACACCGAACAACCGGAACTTTGGTTTTGATTATGTAACCGTTAGCGACCAGAACAGTACAAAAGTAATTGGAATTATTAAACTGGTTCTAAAAGATTCTCCTGCATCACGGGCAGGTTTAAAACGTGGAGATTATATCAGCCAGATAAACGGAAAAGCACTAACAACTGCCAATGCACATGCCCTGCAGGACGAAATTTTAAGCGGCAATCACTTTTCGTTAACGCTGGCAGAACAGAATAACAGTATATGGACGGAGACACGTACCGTAGAACTGACTAAAAGGGTAATCCTCGATCAAAAAGAAATCAGTAAAGTGATAGAAAGTGATGGAAAAAAAATCGGCTACCTCAATTTTCTTGATTTTAATGGCGGGTTGGCCAGTTCATTACTTCCGGTTTTCAATAATTTCAAAGCGGAAGGCATTACCGACCTTATCCTTGATCTACGTTATAACGCTGGTGGTCAGGTAGCAGAAGCGGCAGCAATATGTACCATGATTGCACAGAATGTAACTTTCGATAAAGCATTTATTACGTACAAGGGCAATAAAAATGGTGGAACCAGAACAGAATCCATCGGTACCGCAGCAACTTTCGATAAAACTGTAAATTTCAATATTCTTCTTCAGCAAAACCTGGGCTTAAGCAGGGTTTATATTTTATCATCTGCCGCCACGGCATCGGCTTCGGAAGTGATGATCAACAATTTAAAACCCTTTATCCAGGTCATACAGATCGGTGAAAAAACCAGGGGGAAAGATGAAGCATCGTTCAGGATATTTGATGCACGGAGTCCAAAACAGATCAACTGGGAAATGCACCCGATTGTGTACAAACTATTTAACGCACAAGGAACCGGTAATTACAGTGCAGGTATCCAGCCTGATGTAAATGTAAATGAAATCAATACCTTACCCCTGCTCCCATTTGGCGATCAGGCCGATCCGCTGGTAAAAGCAGCAATGGGCAGGATAAGTGGTAAAGTAGCCAAAACAGGTATTGGTCTTAACACCATGCTTTCAGGGGCTTTCCAACCCGGAAATATTTTAATGGATTCAAGGGCACAATCTGCGCAACAGGGCATGGTTATCACCCACCGGTAG
- a CDS encoding RNA polymerase sigma factor gives MEKLEDFKNIKLLNALKAGDSAAFNEIYHKYCQKIFGYAYHFTRCREEAEELTQDSFVRLWENRAKVDPEKNFDAFLYTLIRNNFLGTLRKKAREKAYSSESLAREQAFNTIEDELDAKESKQLAQEAIESLSPQVKRIYLMSRNDHHTHEEISQLMGISKNTVNNHLKKSLNIMRKYFKTYSPETIISLVLVMFC, from the coding sequence ATGGAAAAGTTGGAAGATTTTAAAAATATAAAACTCCTGAATGCATTGAAAGCTGGCGATTCTGCTGCTTTTAATGAAATTTACCACAAGTACTGCCAAAAGATATTTGGTTATGCCTACCATTTTACCCGCTGCCGCGAAGAAGCCGAAGAACTTACACAAGATAGCTTTGTCAGACTTTGGGAAAACAGGGCAAAAGTAGACCCTGAAAAAAATTTCGATGCTTTTCTTTATACCCTGATCCGCAATAATTTTTTAGGTACACTCCGTAAAAAAGCGAGGGAAAAAGCCTATAGCAGCGAAAGTTTAGCACGGGAACAAGCTTTTAATACCATTGAAGATGAACTCGATGCGAAAGAATCGAAACAATTGGCACAGGAAGCGATCGAAAGCCTTTCTCCTCAGGTAAAACGGATATACCTTATGAGCCGTAACGACCACCACACACATGAAGAAATATCGCAGCTAATGGGGATTTCTAAAAACACGGTGAACAACCACCTGAAAAAATCGCTGAACATTATGCGTAAATACTTTAAGACTTATTCGCCGGAAACGATAATATCATTGGTATTAGTGATGTTCTGCTGA
- a CDS encoding FecR family protein — protein MKKDYIKILFEQYLEGKTNQDEEKILLDYLADPANGDSEFHTVMEKAWKKQNSKADYSFEARQGLNQIWNKIEERKPKSKLLYPLLKYAAAVLVVISAAFGWYAYKKTQVPIAFLSKTTQKGEKVKLILPDSSVVYLGAGSKLTWPSHFAKGKLRNIQLEGEAFFEVKHDTSSPFIVHSGQMQTRVLGTSFNIYAYPKDGTFSVAVRTGKVKVSENSEGKLKQLSLLTPGMKLLYHLKAHDYIVRNERITEVNAWIKNSFAFKDVALPSMFKSLERYYNVHFELKTNKLSQCRFNATFTNKSIGNIMEEIRVMSGKKMKYKIDTANKTITVWGEGCQ, from the coding sequence GTGAAAAAAGATTACATTAAAATATTATTTGAACAATACCTGGAGGGCAAAACCAATCAGGATGAGGAAAAAATTCTGTTGGATTACCTCGCCGATCCGGCGAATGGCGACAGCGAATTTCATACAGTGATGGAAAAAGCATGGAAAAAGCAAAACAGTAAAGCCGACTACTCTTTTGAAGCCAGACAAGGCCTTAACCAGATCTGGAACAAAATTGAAGAGCGGAAACCAAAAAGCAAACTGCTATATCCATTATTAAAATATGCTGCCGCAGTTTTAGTGGTTATTTCTGCAGCATTTGGTTGGTACGCCTACAAAAAAACACAAGTACCTATTGCTTTTTTAAGTAAAACGACTCAAAAAGGCGAAAAAGTGAAGTTAATACTGCCTGATAGTTCGGTTGTATATCTTGGCGCCGGCAGTAAACTTACCTGGCCATCACATTTTGCTAAAGGCAAACTGAGAAATATCCAACTGGAAGGTGAAGCCTTTTTTGAAGTAAAACATGATACCAGCAGTCCTTTTATAGTACATAGCGGACAAATGCAGACCCGGGTTTTGGGTACTTCCTTTAACATATATGCTTATCCGAAAGACGGAACCTTCAGCGTGGCAGTGCGTACAGGTAAAGTAAAAGTTTCGGAAAACAGTGAGGGAAAATTAAAACAACTTTCGCTGCTTACCCCAGGAATGAAATTATTATACCATTTAAAAGCACACGATTACATTGTCCGTAACGAGCGCATTACCGAAGTTAATGCATGGATTAAAAACAGCTTTGCTTTTAAAGATGTAGCCCTTCCCAGTATGTTTAAGTCATTAGAAAGGTATTACAATGTGCATTTTGAATTGAAGACCAATAAACTCAGCCAGTGCAGGTTTAATGCAACTTTTACAAACAAAAGCATTGGTAATATAATGGAAGAAATCCGCG